The Rouxiella sp. WC2420 region AATTTCCCATCGAACCCTGCGCGGGTATTTCTCCATAGTCCATTCATTTGCAACAACTATGCCAGGATTAAATATCATGATTTTCAATGAGTTAGATTTTTATATGTTCCATAAGCGGAAAGGCGTTTTCCTGCGGAATTTCCGCCTGCGCGCATTAATGCTGTTGGGCTTAATGCTCTCGTCAACGGCCTTTTCCGCCACGATAAGTGCGCGTAAACAGGTCTATGCCGAGGCGATTCAGGCCGCTACCGCAAAAGTTAACGCGCAGGCAAAACTGCAAAAGTGGCAAGATTTCAGCGCGAAATTCAGCGTTTTTATACCTGGTGAGATTGCCCAATATTCGTCCTGCCATTCTGCGCTGGTCGTTGCAATACCGGCCAATGACCGTAGCAGTTTTCAGCGGCTGCGTTATGACATTCGCTGTGAGGATGCTCAGGGCTGGGAGGTGGCGGTGACGATAAAACCTGATGTTTATCTGCCGGTGTGGGTCGCGAAAAAAAATCTTGCGCGCGGGCGTCGAGTGTTGGCGAGTGATATTGAATTAAAAAAGCGCAATATAGCCAATATGAACGGTGGCTATCTAACACAGCCGGAAGATGTGCTGGGCCTGACCCTGAAAAGACGCGCACAGGCTATGCAACCGCTGTCTGCGTCACTGCTTGAACAACCTTTGTTGGTTGAACGCGGTCAGGTCGTGACGATGATTGCCGAAGAACAGGGAATTAGCGCACATACTCTGGGAGAGGCTGCTAAAAAGGGCCATAAGGGCGATATTATCAAAGTCAAAAATCTGGCAAGTCACAAAATGGTCATGGCGCGAATTACCGAGGCGGGCGAAGTAAGAACTCTTGGTTCAGCAGAAGAAAAAGGCGAAGAGTGAAGGGGCAGTAGAGCAAAATAATATTAAAGTTTTGCCGATCGGCTGACGCCTGTAGGCAGTATGAAAAAAAATTTTCGTTCCCTGCGCTGCAGGGTAACGTTGATGCCTTCACCAGGAGAGTGTGATGAAAATTAATCCGCTGAATTTGAGGCCGATAGATTCGACAAGAATTGATAAAAAAGCGCAGCC contains the following coding sequences:
- the flgA gene encoding flagellar basal body P-ring formation chaperone FlgA, with protein sequence MIFNELDFYMFHKRKGVFLRNFRLRALMLLGLMLSSTAFSATISARKQVYAEAIQAATAKVNAQAKLQKWQDFSAKFSVFIPGEIAQYSSCHSALVVAIPANDRSSFQRLRYDIRCEDAQGWEVAVTIKPDVYLPVWVAKKNLARGRRVLASDIELKKRNIANMNGGYLTQPEDVLGLTLKRRAQAMQPLSASLLEQPLLVERGQVVTMIAEEQGISAHTLGEAAKKGHKGDIIKVKNLASHKMVMARITEAGEVRTLGSAEEKGEE